A stretch of Corallococcus macrosporus DNA encodes these proteins:
- a CDS encoding universal stress protein: MSIVCATDLSEGSRQAAEVAARIAARRGQPLWLVHQIHPDQLRVAAEPVREGLRALLREETRRLEPLGARVESTLLESASARALAVFCEAHEARLLLVGTPRDEPAALGSGVSLERIARNCAVPLLRVRDAAPFEAWLGGTRPLRVMFGVDRSHGSEAARRWLTELAADGPLELLAGHVYYAFEQCRRLGLPTPMNLDEVAPRIEEVLHREISALAAPDTGAAPRVHLRMAVGRAADHLVDLAREAEADLLVVGTHPHNVLGNLASVAHHALRLAPMAAAVVPVTPAASRGEAPLPQVRRLLVATDLSPLADEAIPFAFALAPTGAEVHLVTVVPERAGADLHRDLKQRLMERVPRGLDTRNVTTRLEVLHGEDVALALVQAAERMDAELVCLGSRGHGGMKEALLGSVARKVLAQSRRPVLVLRPPVR; this comes from the coding sequence ATGTCCATCGTCTGCGCAACCGACCTCTCCGAGGGTTCCCGTCAGGCCGCGGAGGTGGCCGCGCGCATCGCGGCCCGCCGGGGCCAGCCGCTCTGGCTCGTCCATCAAATCCATCCGGATCAGCTCCGGGTCGCGGCCGAGCCCGTGCGCGAGGGCCTGCGGGCGCTGCTGCGCGAGGAGACGCGGCGGCTGGAGCCCCTGGGCGCGCGGGTGGAGTCCACCCTGCTGGAGAGCGCCTCCGCGCGGGCCCTGGCCGTCTTCTGTGAAGCGCACGAGGCGCGGCTGCTGCTGGTGGGGACGCCGCGCGACGAGCCCGCCGCCCTGGGTTCGGGCGTCAGCCTGGAGCGCATCGCGCGCAACTGCGCGGTGCCGCTGCTGCGGGTGCGCGACGCCGCGCCCTTCGAGGCCTGGCTTGGAGGGACCCGGCCCCTGCGCGTGATGTTCGGCGTGGACCGCTCCCACGGCAGCGAGGCCGCCCGGCGCTGGCTGACGGAGCTGGCCGCGGATGGGCCCCTGGAGCTGCTGGCGGGGCACGTCTACTACGCCTTCGAGCAGTGCCGGCGCCTGGGGCTGCCCACGCCCATGAACCTGGATGAGGTGGCGCCCCGCATCGAGGAGGTGCTCCACCGGGAGATCTCGGCGCTGGCGGCCCCGGACACCGGCGCCGCGCCGCGCGTGCACCTGCGCATGGCGGTGGGGCGCGCCGCGGACCACCTGGTGGACCTGGCCCGCGAGGCGGAGGCGGACCTGCTGGTGGTGGGAACGCACCCGCACAACGTCCTGGGCAACCTGGCCTCGGTGGCGCACCACGCCCTGCGGCTCGCGCCCATGGCGGCGGCCGTGGTGCCGGTGACGCCCGCGGCCTCCCGTGGCGAGGCGCCGCTGCCCCAGGTGCGGCGGCTGCTGGTGGCCACGGACCTGTCGCCGCTCGCGGACGAGGCCATTCCGTTCGCCTTCGCGCTGGCCCCCACGGGCGCGGAGGTGCACCTGGTGACGGTGGTCCCCGAACGCGCCGGCGCGGACCTCCACCGCGACCTGAAGCAGCGCCTGATGGAGCGCGTGCCGCGGGGGCTGGACACCCGGAACGTCACCACGCGGCTGGAGGTCCTCCACGGCGAGGACGTCGCGCTCGCGCTCGTGCAGGCCGCGGAGCGGATGGACGCGGAGCTGGTCTGCCTGGGCTCGCGCGGCCACGGGGGCATGAAGGAGGCGCTGCTCGGGTCGGTGGCGCGCAAGGTGCTGGCCCAGAGCCGCCGGCCCGTGCTCGTGCTGCGTCCGCCCGTGCGCTGA